The Gloeobacter violaceus PCC 7421 DNA window ACTATAGATATTTTTTGCTGTGCGAACATGCTCCGCCGATCGAGGTAAAGGGGTCGCTGCAAAGGCCATCCTAGGGAGGAGGTAAATAGCTGCACCTCAGTGCAAGACTGTTGTTCAGGATGAACTTTTCCCCTTGGTGCCCTCTTTTTTTGTGGCTTTGCCCACTGGATTGGTTGCATCCCTAAACATTTCGCCCACGACATTACGGAGTAAAAACATGCAAAGTGCCAATCTGCCCCCAACCGCCAACGCAACGGTTGCCGGCTTGTTCAACGACCGCCGCAGTGCGGATGTGGCCGTTCGGGAGTTGCAGGCCGCCGGTTTTGCAGGCAATCAGATCGAGCAGTTTTTTGCGCCACAGGGCGCAAAAGCCAACGAAGGCGGCTTTTTTGATTCAATAGCCGGCTTTTTTGGGGACACTTCCGCACGCGGGAGTGTCCAGGCAGCGCCAAACGCCTACGATCGCTTAGTAGCAATGGGCCTCGATGCGGACGACGCCCAAGAACTTCAAGACCGCATTGAAGGCGGCGGTGTGCTCGTACTTCTGCGCGCCGGCAACAAGGCGATGGAGGCTCTTGAGGTTCTCAAGCGCAACGGTGCCTCCCCGGCCCAGTTGGACCTGCAGGGCGACACCGCCCCCGTACCCGACGCGAAGCGTCAGGCCGTTGACACGACTACCGAGGCGCCTCAGCGCATTCAACTGCTCAAGGAAGTGCTGCGCGTCAACAAAGAGCGCGTGAAGAGCGGCGAAATCCGCCTGCGCAAGGAAGTCGTCTCCGAAACGCAAACAGTCGAGGTGCCACTCATGCACGAGGAAGTCGTCATTGAGCGCCGCACGGTTACGGATGGGGAAGCGGCCGTCGGCGAAATCGGCTCTGGTGAGACCATCCGGGTGCCCGTCAGCGAGGAGCGGGTCATCGTCGACAAGCGCGCCGTGGTTTCTGAGGAAGTCACCGTCGGCAAGCGCGATGTCCAGGAAACCGAGCAGGTCACCGATACCGTCCGGCACGAAGAGCTGCGCACGGACACCGAGGGTGAGGTAATTATGGACAGCGAAAAACGGCGTGTTCCCCCTGCCAAATAACCCTATGCATCAAGACCGCGCCTCTTGGCGCGGTCTTGAACCGTAGACGCTGTAGGCAGCAGCAGGCACAGCGGAGGCCCTTCGCCCGGCGACTCGCTGCTGTTCTACGCATAATCGAGAAGAAAATGACTTCGTTGGAAGATCATGAAGCAGCGAAAAGCTACGGCGATGTCCAACTGCCGTCGTCGCAAGCGGTGGGTCAGCGGCTTATTGCCGGCTTGTTCGCCAAGCGCGAAGCCGCCGAACAGGCAGTCAGAGATTTGCAAGAAGCCGGCTTTGGCGAGGAGCAGATCGGTGTGGCGTTTCCTGGTGAGTCGGCCGCGTCGGATTCTAAGCAATTTCAGGATCTGCCCACAGTCACGGCCACAGGTGGCGCGGTCGGCGGCGGTGTGTTGGGTGGATTGTTGGGACTGCTTGCCGGTATCGGTGTTCTGAGTGTGCCGGGGGTCGGTCCGATGGTCGCCGGAGGTTTGCTGGCCTCCGTGTTTGCCGGGTTGGGTCTTGGAGCGGCCGGCGGCAGTTTGTTGGGCGCTTTGGTCGGCACCGGTTTTTCGGAGGCGGAAGCGCAACACTTGGAGAGCGGTGTACGCTCCGGAGCTTCACTGGTGACGATACGCTCCGGCGGCAGGGTTCTAGAAGCACTTGCCATTCTTGAGAGAAACGGCGCGGATACGGGGCCGAGAGCAGTATCGCAGCCACCGTTGCCCTTTTCTGCTGCAGAAGCCCCCTTCATCGAGACCGATTCACCGAAGCAGGAGCGCTTGGAGCTGCTTACAGAACGGGCTTTTATCCGCAAGGAGAGAGTTTATTTAGGCGAGATTACGGTGCGCAAGGAGACGATTACAGAGCTCAGGACCATTGAGGTTCCCGTCACGCGGGAGGAGCTGGTGGTTGAGCGCCGTCCTACGACCGAATCGGGTGCGGTGGCGCCGGTGGAGGAGGTGGTACGGATTGTCCTGAGCGAGGAGCAAGTCTCCTATCAGACTAGAAAAGTCCTCAAAGAAGCAGTCTCGATTGAGTGGCACACCACCATCGAGAAGAAGCAGATTGAGGTGACTCTGCAGCGTGAAGAACTGCGATTCGATGTCGAAGGTAAAGCGCGGGTCGGTACCGTTGACATTCCTGAAGCCGGCGAAGTGGATTCTGCTTCAGTCTAGTCTGCCGCCGATTAGCAGCCTGGGAAACGCGTCTCAAGCGGTTTTCGCGGCTTGGAACCACCAAGGGCCCCTCAAGATATGTCCTGGGACATGCCTTGGCTCTTTCCAAGGAAGTGTGTGATTGACTCCGTGGTTGCCTATTCTCGATGTGAAAGTAGATCAGCAAGGAGCAACAATATCTGTATGGAAAGTCAGGAAATGTCCGTCGACGGCAACCCTTCTCTGTCCAACCCCGACAGTGGTGAAGGCAGCGCTGTGGTTGACAATGCGGAGCAAAGCAAGGATAGTAGGCAATCGCAGGCGAAAGAGAAACTTGATGGTGCGCTCAACGATACTTCGGATAAGCTCCGCAATCTGGCCCAGAAGGTTGAAGACTACGGCCGTGGGGCAAGTGAAAACGTGGGACAAGCCACCGAGAAAGTCTCCGAGCAGCTTAACCGCGGTGCGCAAGCGCTTCAAGGGACCAGCGTCGATAGGCTCCTGGAACAGTTTCAGGATGTCATTAAACGCCAACCCCTTACAAGTATCGGTATCGCACTCGGCGTCGGTTATTTCCTCTCCCGCATCGCAAAAAGGTAAGTAAAGCATACGCCTGCTTGCAACGCACGAAGGTCGGTAACGAAATGCAGCATCAAAAAGCCAAGCAAGATCGTATGTTCTCAAAACCGGAAATGCCGGCAGACAGTTCACAAACACCGGCATAAAAATCCAGCCGCAGTCGAGGAGAAATATGAACGTCAAGTCATGGATTTATCGTAACCCCTTGCAGTTCACGGGTATCGCCGTGGTTGCAGGTGTTTTAGCAGGTTTGGCTCTACCCGCGTGGCAACGCGAAGAGCGCGGACCATCCCCGTCGAGCGCGCGCACCAAGCAGCCGGAACGAGAGAAAGAATTAATAGAAAAAACTGGCAAAAACACCCTTGTCGCCTCGGTGATGTCCAATCTAGCGACCCTGGCATTGCGCGAGGGTTCTAGATATGTGACTCGTCGCTTCTTCGGCAGTTCTCGGTAGAACAGTAACCGAAAGACGCAAGCGATCCTTATCTGTACCCCGGCCTTCCTCCAAACGGCCGGGGTACCTTTTCACGTGATGTCCGTTCGATTTTTGCTTTTAAGCTGAACGGTACGCACGGGCGAGAGTCTGACGGGCCGATGGTCTACGGTGCTTTCTCACTGCCCCCACCCGGGGTGGCGGCTTCGGCCGGGCGGCTCTCGTCGCGGGGGGTATTGCGCAATTGCACCGGCTGCGGTGCCGCTTTGCCGCGCAGGCGCAAATTAAGCATTTCCACCCCCACCGAGAAGGCCATGGCGAAGTAGGTGTAGCCCTTGGGGATGTGCTGACCAAAGCCGTCGGCAAGCAAATTCACGCCGATGAGTACCAGGAAGGCGAGCGCCAGCATCTTGATGGTTGGATGTCGATCGACGAAGTCGCTGATAATGTTGACGAAGGCGAGCATAAAGAGCACTGCGACCACCACCGCGGCGATCATCACCTCCAGCCGCTCGGCCAGACCCACCGCCGTAATCACCGAGTCGAGGGAGAATACCAAATCGATGATCATGATCTGGATGAGCACCGAAGCATAGGAGGCGGCCGGACCCACCTTGGCGTGCTCCTCCTCCCCTTCGAGCTTGTTGTGAATTTCGAAGGTGGCTTTGCCGATGAGAAACAGACCGCCGCCGATGAGAATCAGGTCCCGCCCGGAAAATTCGAATCCCAATAGCCCGAACAACGGTTGGGTGAGGGTGGCAAGCCAGCTGATCGAGAAGAGCAACAGGATGCGCGAGCCGAGGGCCAGCAACAGACCGATTTGCCGGGCGGACGCCTGCTGCTCTTTGGGCAGCTTGCTCGCCAGAATCGAGATAAAGACGATGTTATCGATACCTAGAACAATTTCCAGCACCGCCAGGGTGAGAAAACTGATCCACGTGTTCGGATCCGATAGCCATTCCATAGAAAACTGTCCTGCTTGAGTGCCAACCTGGCTTTAGCGCCAACTATATCCACTGTGCAGGTGCGCTTGTCGGGACGGATCTACCCGAAGGAGCAGCCTGCCCCTGAGCACTAGGGAGAGGGCAGACCCCCGGATCCTCCCGGCAGCCCGCGACCTGCACCCAAAAACCAGGGGCGGTACCGGTGGTACCGCCCCTGGTGAGCCGTTTGCAACCGGTTGACTTAGACCTGACGCCCCCGGAAGTACCACAGGGCGATCACCGCCGGACCGGCCAACATGATAAGCGTGAGCAAAAGCAGGCTGATGAGCGTGTTCATCGGGTTCCTCCAGGCCAACCAACTGCGAATGATGAGACTATCTTAAGCGCGGCGGGACATTTAGAATCAGTTTTTTTCTTGATTACCATGGAATTGCCGCCATTCCAGGAAACTCGCGTGCTCACCGTCGATCCGATCGAATCCGAAACCCAGCGCATCGGCCAATCGCTGCTCGCTGCCCCCCAGCAGAGTCGTTTTTCATTTTTTGAGCGTTCTTTTTGGGACGAGAAGCTGCTGGAGTGGGCGATGGCGGACGACGAGCTGCGCGTGCAGCTGTTTCGCTTTATCGACTGCCTGCCTGCCCTCAAGACCAATCGCGAGGTGGCTTCCCACCTGCAGGAGTACCTGGGGTCGGTGAAGCTGCCCGGGCCGCTGGCCAAGGCGCTCGATTTTGCCGACCCGGGTTCTCCGGCGGCGGCGGTGGCGACGTTGGGCTTGCGCCAGGGCATCAGCCAGATGGCCCGCCGCTTTATCTGCGGCGAGAATCTCAAAACCGCCGTCAAGACGATCGAGAAGTTGCGTTCTCAGAACATGGCCGTCTCGCTGGACTTGCTCGGTGAGGCGGTGGTCTCGGAGGCGGAAGCCGAGGTGTATCAGCGGCGCTACTTGGAGTTGCTGAGCGATCTGCACGCCGCCCAATCGCGCTGGCCGGTGATCGACCAAATCGACCGGGCGGACGGACAATTGCTGCCCCGGGTGCATTTCGCCCTCAAACTCACCTCGCTCTACAGCCAGTTCGACGCTATCGACCCCGCCACTACAGGCCGCAACGTCAAGGCGCGCCTGCGGCCGATTTTGCGGAAGGCGCGGGAGTTGGGCGCCTTCGTGCACATCGACATGGAGCAATCCCAACACAAAGACCTGATCTTGCAGATTTTTAAAGAGGTCATGGTCGAAGCGGATTTTCGCGATTGGATCGACACCGGTATCTGTCTGCAGGCGTACCTGCGCTCCGCCGAACTCGATGCGGCCAATGTCATCGCCTGGTCAAAAGAACGCGGCTATCCGGTCACTGTGCGCCTGGTCAAAGGTGCCTACTGGGACGGCGAAGTCATCCGCGCAGCCCAGCAGCGCTGGCCTGTGCCGGTCTTTACCCGCAAGGCCGATACCGACGCGCAGTACGAAAAAGTCCTGCACCTGCTGATGGAGAATCATCGGAGTGTGCACATCGCGGTGGGCAGCCACAACGCCCGCACGGTGGCTTTGGCGATTGCCCTGGCTCGCCGGAACCGGGTACCGCGCCGGGCCTTTGAAGTGCAGATGCTCTACGGGATGGCGGACCACCTCAAGGCGGGAGTGGCGCAGCAGGGAGAGCGATTGCGGGTGTACGCGCCCTACGGAGAGCTGTTGCCCGGGATGGCGTATCTGATTCGCCGGTTGTTGGAGAACACGGCGAACACGTCGTTTTTGCGCCAGAGTGTGCGTCCGGGCAGCGATGTGGTGCGGTTACTGGCCCCCCCCGCTGCGAGCGGCGAGGCGGCGCCGAGCCTGATGGGCAGCGAATTTGTCAATGCACCGGATCGAGATTTTGCGGTGGCGGCGGAGCGCGAGAAGCTGGCGGCTGGGCTGGCCGAGGTGCGCACCTGTTTTGGACAGACGTACTGGCCGGTGGTGGGAGGTAAAGCGCGCAGAGGTTTGCCCACGCTCTCGGTCCCCAACCCGGCTGAACCTGGGACCGTCCTGGGAGCGCTCGGTCTTGCCGACGCTGAATTGGCCGACGAAGCGGTCAAAGTTGCCCACACCGCCTGGCTTAGTTGGAGCAAAACCACCCCCGAAGCGCGCGCCCGACTGCTTGGGCGCCTCGCCGAACTGATGGAACAACAGCGTTCCGCCCTCACCGCCTGGATCGTCTACGAGACCGGCAAACCCTGGCGCGAATCCGACGCCGACGTCTCAGAAGCGATCGACTTCTGCCGCTACTACGGCCGGCAAATCCTCAAGCTCACCGCCCAGGCCCAGCACCGCGACGTGCCGGGCGAAACCAACGGCTACCACTACCGCTCGCGGGGGGTGGCGGCGGTGATCGCTCCGTGGAATTTTCCGCTCGCCATCCTCACCGGCATGACCACCGCGGCGCTTGCCACAGGCAATACCGTGATCATGAAACCGGCCGAGCAGTCATCGATTGTGGCCGCTCAACTGATGCGGCTGTGCGAGCAAGCCGGTTTTGCGGCCGGGGTGGTCAACTACCTGCCGGGCAGGGGCGAGGTGGTCGGAGCGAAGCTGGTGGCGCACCCGCAGGTGCATTTGATTGCTTTCACCGGTTCGCTTGCGGTCGGTCAGCGGATTTTGGCCGAGGCGAGCATGGTGCGTCCGGGTCAGCGCCACCTCAAGCGGGTGATTGCGGAGTTGGGAGGTAAGAACGCGATCATCGTCGACAGCGACGCGGATCTCGACCAGGCGGTCGTGGGGGTGGTGCAATCGGCGTTCGGCTACAGCGGCCAGAAGTGCTCGGCCTGTTCGCGGCTGATTGTGCTCGAAGGGATTTACGACGTCTTTATCGAACGGCTCGTCCAGGCCACCCGCTCGCTCATCGTGGGCAATCCCGCACAGCCCGCCACCTACACCGGCCCGGTGATTGCCCGCGACGCCTGCGAGCGCATCCGTGGCGTCATCGAAGATGCCAAGGGTCGCCATCGCCTGGTGTTGGAGGTAGATGTCTCTCACCTGGGCGAGGGGTACTTTATCGGGCCGACCATCTTCGCGGACGTCGATCCGCAATCGTCACTGGCCCAGGAAGAAATCTTCGGCCCGGTGCTCGCCGTCATCAAAGCCCGCGACTTCGAGCACGCCATCGAGATTGCCAACGGCACCAGCTTTGCTTTGACCGGCGGCCTCTTCTCGCGCAGCCCGAGGCACATTGCCGAAGCGCGCGAGCGCTTTGAAGTGGGCAATCTGTACATCAACCGCAAGATCACCGCAGCTTTGGTGGACCGGCAGCCCTTCGGGGGCTTCCGCCTTTCGGGCGTCGGCTCGAAGGCGGGGGGACCGGACTACCTGCTGCAATTTGTCGAGCCGGTGACGGTGACGGAAAACATCCAGCGCCAGGGCTTCGCACCTCTGCCGGGCGAGCTGTAGAGATGCAAGAAAAGTTCAGATACAGCCTTATGGGGATCGGATTCAAGGTGCCCCAAACTGTGCAAAGCGCCCAGTTGCAGGGCCAAGACGTATCAGTTGACAAATATGCCAGGATGCTTTTCCCGGAAAAGTCTAGCGATTTTGACGGCGATGTCCCTGTCCTCTGCTTCCATCAGGATATGGGTACTGATCACAGGTACCTCTTCAGGATTGTCGCTCATTAGTAACCACTTTTGCCTTTTGGTGACGCGGCCTCTGATTCTGTAGCTCTGTTCCTCGATTTTGAAATTGTCAATGACGATTGTGTCATCGGTGTGAAAGCCCGGATCTTCGTCCAGTTCGGCAAGAATCAGGCAAGAATATCCGTCATCTGTTGAATAGCCGAAGCCGAGCATGTGCTGAGCATTCTCAAAGGAAGAACTGCTCAGCCTCAAAGGAGAAACCAGGGAGATCTTGTATGTTTGTTTTGTCACGATCGAATACCAGTATTGCTACTATTTTAATTCATATTTATTCGGATAAACATTAAGCCTGACTGCCGGTATTCCAGCAAGCTTGATTGGTGCTGTCGTCAGCTGCAAGACCATGGCGGTCACTATCTTTGCACCCCGTTAGGATACAAGCGGGCTATGGAAAATCAGCCAGGGCAAATGGGAGATTCAGGCTACGCTCAGCGAGCTGAAATGGTGGCCTGCCACCGCTGGTAACGTCTGCAAAAGGTGGCTATTATGCCGGGTTGTATTTCTATTTCGTCAATTTTCAAGCCATTGAAATCGAGGGATTCATTTTGCGCCGACAAAACGGTGATGGAACACATCTCTCCTCGAACGTTGGAGACGACAAGCAAACTGCCGATCGGACAGTCGCCACTAGGCAGGGTGACCCTACCCGGCTTTGAGAGGTTGCTCACTCCATAAGTTGCCTGGCAGGAGGATAGTTCCTGGCCGTCGGGAGTTGTATCGTCTATGTGGTAATTCACATTTGCCTTGTTTTGTAGTGATCGAGTTTACGAGTATTCTGTCAAGAATTCTCGTATCTACCAGTGTAGTGCATGGCCTATCGTCCTCTGCACCGCGGTACCGATGCGATGGACACCCGGTCTATGGCGTGCTTGAAGTGTTGGGTGGGAGCAGAACCGGTTCGCTGCGCGTCGGTTGCACGGGCGGGGCGATTAGAGAGCGCTCCAGGATGGGCGGTTGGGGAGCAATCTTGTCAGCCACAGTCGTCGCTTCCGGTTGCGCACCGACGGAAGCCTTGGGCAACACCAGACCGCCGGAATTGTTCTCCTCTTGGAGTTTGCGCGCCCGCCGCTTCTTGCGCGCGGACGCTTTGGTCTCCGGTTGCCCGTCGGCTTGCTCGACGATACCGGATTTTTTTGCATCGGGCGGGAGCCGGGTTTGCCCCTGCATTTGTTCAGGAACTCTAGTCTCGGGATTGGTTGCCGGAGGCGGTGGGGGCGTGGTGAGGCCCGGCTTTGCAGGTTTGGGAGCCGGGCCGCCGGTAGGCCGGGGAGCGGCGACGGCCGCAGCCTGCGTTTTGGCAGGAACGCTCGCGGCAGGGAGTGTCGGTGGGGGCGTACTCGTCTCGGGTACGGGCACCGGGCGGACGGCGGAATTTTCCGTGGTGGAGGTGGGTGCTTCGCGGCGGACGGCGGGCTGGGGAAGCAACAGGTAGGCGCCTGCGGCCACCGCTATAATCCCTGCCACAGCAGCGATGGGAAGCCAGGGGTTGCGTCCGGTGGGCGGAGTGGGACGGGCAGCCGGAATCGAGCTGGCCGTGGCCGCCCTGGCCGCCGCGGCATCGACCACGGCGGCGGGGATCTGCTGGGTCTGCGGCCGGGGCCGCTGGGGAATGGTGGGCGGCGAATCGGCGGCGCGGGCAGCCCCCGGCATGTAGCGCAGAAGCACAAAAGTGATGTTGTCGTGCCCCAGTTCGCGCAGAGCCAGATCGATAAGGGCCGGGGCCGCCGGGGCCAGATCGCGATCGAGTAGCGGCCTGAGGGCGCTCTTCCAGGAGCGCTCCACCAGATCGCCGTCGCACAGGCCGTCGCTGCAGAGCAGCACCAGACACTCCTCAGGCAGGATAAAGCTCTGGACCATCGGTTGGAGTGTTCCTTCCGGCATCAAACCCAGGGCCTGGGTGAGGGTGCCGCCTGTAGGGATGAGGGCGGCGGCGGCGCTGGTGGTGCGGGCGCGGGAAATTTCTTTTTGGGTGAGGTCGTGATCGACAGTGATCTGCTGGCAGTGCTTGCGATTCACCAGATAGATGCGGCTGTCGCCCACGTGGGCGACATGCAGTAGTGCACCGTCCTGGTAGCAAGCCACCACCGTGGTGCCCATGCGGCCGGTGCCGTTGCGCCGCTGCTGTTGGTTGGTTTCCCAGAGCCGGGCGTTGGCTTTGCCGAGCGCCTCCGCCAGGCGGGAGCGGATCTCGCGGGGCGTCAAACCCTGACCGGCCAGCGCACCCAGGTCTCTCTCGAGGCTCTCGGTGGCCATGCGGCTGGCCACCTCACCGCCCTCGTGGCCGCCCATGCCGTCGCAGACCACCGCGTAGCGCCCGGCAGGATCGTGGGCAAAGCAATCTTCATTGTTCTTGCGGCGCCGACCGACATCGGTGGCGGCGCTCATCTGGGTCACCCGGCCGGTGGCCGTGAGGAGCGCCATCGATTCGAGCGCTTCGACGAGATCCGCCGCCCGGCTCACCTGGCCCGCCTCG harbors:
- a CDS encoding YsnF/AvaK domain-containing protein; translated protein: MQSANLPPTANATVAGLFNDRRSADVAVRELQAAGFAGNQIEQFFAPQGAKANEGGFFDSIAGFFGDTSARGSVQAAPNAYDRLVAMGLDADDAQELQDRIEGGGVLVLLRAGNKAMEALEVLKRNGASPAQLDLQGDTAPVPDAKRQAVDTTTEAPQRIQLLKEVLRVNKERVKSGEIRLRKEVVSETQTVEVPLMHEEVVIERRTVTDGEAAVGEIGSGETIRVPVSEERVIVDKRAVVSEEVTVGKRDVQETEQVTDTVRHEELRTDTEGEVIMDSEKRRVPPAK
- a CDS encoding YsnF/AvaK domain-containing protein — translated: MTSLEDHEAAKSYGDVQLPSSQAVGQRLIAGLFAKREAAEQAVRDLQEAGFGEEQIGVAFPGESAASDSKQFQDLPTVTATGGAVGGGVLGGLLGLLAGIGVLSVPGVGPMVAGGLLASVFAGLGLGAAGGSLLGALVGTGFSEAEAQHLESGVRSGASLVTIRSGGRVLEALAILERNGADTGPRAVSQPPLPFSAAEAPFIETDSPKQERLELLTERAFIRKERVYLGEITVRKETITELRTIEVPVTREELVVERRPTTESGAVAPVEEVVRIVLSEEQVSYQTRKVLKEAVSIEWHTTIEKKQIEVTLQREELRFDVEGKARVGTVDIPEAGEVDSASV
- a CDS encoding TerC family protein gives rise to the protein MEWLSDPNTWISFLTLAVLEIVLGIDNIVFISILASKLPKEQQASARQIGLLLALGSRILLLFSISWLATLTQPLFGLLGFEFSGRDLILIGGGLFLIGKATFEIHNKLEGEEEHAKVGPAASYASVLIQIMIIDLVFSLDSVITAVGLAERLEVMIAAVVVAVLFMLAFVNIISDFVDRHPTIKMLALAFLVLIGVNLLADGFGQHIPKGYTYFAMAFSVGVEMLNLRLRGKAAPQPVQLRNTPRDESRPAEAATPGGGSEKAP
- the psb30 gene encoding photosystem II reaction center protein Ycf12/Psb30, whose product is MNTLISLLLLTLIMLAGPAVIALWYFRGRQV
- a CDS encoding proline dehydrogenase family protein is translated as MELPPFQETRVLTVDPIESETQRIGQSLLAAPQQSRFSFFERSFWDEKLLEWAMADDELRVQLFRFIDCLPALKTNREVASHLQEYLGSVKLPGPLAKALDFADPGSPAAAVATLGLRQGISQMARRFICGENLKTAVKTIEKLRSQNMAVSLDLLGEAVVSEAEAEVYQRRYLELLSDLHAAQSRWPVIDQIDRADGQLLPRVHFALKLTSLYSQFDAIDPATTGRNVKARLRPILRKARELGAFVHIDMEQSQHKDLILQIFKEVMVEADFRDWIDTGICLQAYLRSAELDAANVIAWSKERGYPVTVRLVKGAYWDGEVIRAAQQRWPVPVFTRKADTDAQYEKVLHLLMENHRSVHIAVGSHNARTVALAIALARRNRVPRRAFEVQMLYGMADHLKAGVAQQGERLRVYAPYGELLPGMAYLIRRLLENTANTSFLRQSVRPGSDVVRLLAPPAASGEAAPSLMGSEFVNAPDRDFAVAAEREKLAAGLAEVRTCFGQTYWPVVGGKARRGLPTLSVPNPAEPGTVLGALGLADAELADEAVKVAHTAWLSWSKTTPEARARLLGRLAELMEQQRSALTAWIVYETGKPWRESDADVSEAIDFCRYYGRQILKLTAQAQHRDVPGETNGYHYRSRGVAAVIAPWNFPLAILTGMTTAALATGNTVIMKPAEQSSIVAAQLMRLCEQAGFAAGVVNYLPGRGEVVGAKLVAHPQVHLIAFTGSLAVGQRILAEASMVRPGQRHLKRVIAELGGKNAIIVDSDADLDQAVVGVVQSAFGYSGQKCSACSRLIVLEGIYDVFIERLVQATRSLIVGNPAQPATYTGPVIARDACERIRGVIEDAKGRHRLVLEVDVSHLGEGYFIGPTIFADVDPQSSLAQEEIFGPVLAVIKARDFEHAIEIANGTSFALTGGLFSRSPRHIAEARERFEVGNLYINRKITAALVDRQPFGGFRLSGVGSKAGGPDYLLQFVEPVTVTENIQRQGFAPLPGEL
- a CDS encoding protein phosphatase 2C domain-containing protein, translated to MYYLAIGNPQKLATPLAERYQQVPAGLLPVVRDLSPHQPHPSREELPAAGRPYQRLNDWRWAVPEVFTFLEGAGEPCLLLSNAPLDDDGVPWGHLAEHWPQASALQQLGWLSQIAKLWDPCVEQKVASSLLLPANIGVQGWQMRLFYLKADADAPTLRQLAACWRTLSPLSAPLASLVGAVEAGQVSRAADLVEALESMALLTATGRVTQMSAATDVGRRRKNNEDCFAHDPAGRYAVVCDGMGGHEGGEVASRMATESLERDLGALAGQGLTPREIRSRLAEALGKANARLWETNQQQRRNGTGRMGTTVVACYQDGALLHVAHVGDSRIYLVNRKHCQQITVDHDLTQKEISRARTTSAAAALIPTGGTLTQALGLMPEGTLQPMVQSFILPEECLVLLCSDGLCDGDLVERSWKSALRPLLDRDLAPAAPALIDLALRELGHDNITFVLLRYMPGAARAADSPPTIPQRPRPQTQQIPAAVVDAAAARAATASSIPAARPTPPTGRNPWLPIAAVAGIIAVAAGAYLLLPQPAVRREAPTSTTENSAVRPVPVPETSTPPPTLPAASVPAKTQAAAVAAPRPTGGPAPKPAKPGLTTPPPPPATNPETRVPEQMQGQTRLPPDAKKSGIVEQADGQPETKASARKKRRARKLQEENNSGGLVLPKASVGAQPEATTVADKIAPQPPILERSLIAPPVQPTRSEPVLLPPNTSSTP